A part of Geothrix oryzae genomic DNA contains:
- a CDS encoding deoxyhypusine synthase family protein, whose protein sequence is MSPSTPMLGPVGSYVKHHFRHFNAAALVDAAEGYRVYLEQGGKMMVTLAGAMSTAELGLSFAEMIRQDKVHLIVCTGANLEEDIFNLVAHDFYERVPHYRDLTPQDEADLLGRHMNRVTDTCIPEMEAMRRMEKAMLDVWTRADQAGERYFPHEFFQQVLKSGVLKPSYQVDPKHSWMLAALEKNVPIVVPGWEDSTLGNMYAAAVIRGEVKNVHTVRTGIEYMTWLAKHYQEVTKTSTLGMFQIGGGIAGDFPICVVPMLHQDLELTEVPLWGYFCQISDSTTSYGSYSGAVPNEKITWGKLGVDTPKFIVESDATIVAPLIFAYLLGW, encoded by the coding sequence AGGGCTACCGGGTCTATCTGGAGCAGGGCGGCAAGATGATGGTCACCTTGGCGGGGGCCATGAGCACCGCCGAGCTGGGTCTCTCCTTCGCCGAGATGATCCGCCAGGACAAGGTGCACCTCATCGTCTGCACGGGCGCCAACCTGGAAGAGGACATCTTCAACCTGGTGGCCCACGACTTCTATGAGCGCGTGCCCCACTACCGCGACCTCACGCCTCAGGACGAGGCGGACCTCCTGGGCCGCCACATGAACCGCGTGACCGACACCTGCATCCCCGAGATGGAGGCCATGCGCCGCATGGAGAAGGCCATGCTGGATGTGTGGACCAGGGCCGACCAGGCCGGCGAGCGCTATTTCCCCCACGAGTTCTTCCAGCAGGTGCTGAAGTCCGGCGTGCTGAAGCCCTCGTACCAGGTCGATCCCAAGCACTCCTGGATGCTGGCGGCCCTCGAGAAGAATGTCCCCATCGTGGTGCCGGGCTGGGAGGACAGCACGCTGGGCAACATGTACGCCGCCGCCGTCATCCGCGGCGAAGTGAAGAATGTCCACACTGTGCGCACCGGCATCGAGTACATGACCTGGCTGGCCAAGCACTACCAGGAGGTCACGAAGACCTCGACCCTGGGCATGTTCCAGATCGGCGGCGGCATCGCCGGCGACTTCCCCATCTGCGTGGTGCCCATGCTCCACCAGGACCTGGAACTGACCGAAGTCCCGCTCTGGGGCTACTTCTGCCAGATCAGCGACTCGACCACCAGCTACGGCTCGTATTCGGGCGCCGTGCCCAACGAGAAGATCACCTGGGGCAAGCTGGGCGTGGACACGCCGAAGTTCATCGTGGAAAGCGACGCCACCATCGTGGCCCCGCTGATCTTCGCCTACCTGCTCGGCTGGTAA
- a CDS encoding DUF5329 domain-containing protein, which produces MLLLPALVVAPAPTAPPAIETQTIEALIQAVANLEGAVFIRNGTEHTPKAAAEHLRLKWRNAGSRVKTAPEFIRYCASGSSVSGKPYEMRLKDGRTVLARDWLWTELKRMEAAR; this is translated from the coding sequence ATGCTCCTCCTCCCCGCCCTCGTGGTGGCGCCCGCCCCCACTGCCCCCCCTGCCATCGAGACCCAGACGATCGAGGCCCTGATCCAGGCCGTGGCGAACCTGGAGGGCGCGGTCTTCATCCGCAACGGGACCGAGCACACCCCAAAGGCCGCGGCCGAGCACCTGCGCCTGAAGTGGAGAAACGCCGGCAGCCGGGTGAAGACGGCCCCGGAGTTCATCCGGTACTGCGCCAGCGGGAGCTCCGTGAGCGGGAAGCCCTATGAGATGAGGCTCAAGGACGGTCGCACGGTACTCGCCCGGGACTGGCTCTGGACCGAGCTGAAGCGGATGGAGGCAGCCCGGTAG
- a CDS encoding class I SAM-dependent methyltransferase encodes MSIRSWPPVLRALLAQALGFAVLVTLVRLGLRFPPLIWVLLQAVLAVFLSRWLALPPRWILMQAILPFLVRALWGVAIPAWIYLALFLVLALVFGGGLLSRVPLYHASQDAWEKLESLVPDRPGLCFADLGCGFGGPVAHLARLRPEATFLGVEASPFTWLVAWLRCLPRRNARIRLGSLWRTDLATIDVAYAFLSPVPMPALWAKVRREMRPGGRFISHSFEVPGETPHRVVPVKGRDGARLLVWDL; translated from the coding sequence ATGTCCATCCGCTCCTGGCCTCCGGTTCTCCGGGCCCTGCTGGCCCAGGCCCTGGGCTTCGCGGTGCTGGTGACGCTGGTGCGGCTGGGGCTGCGGTTCCCGCCCCTGATCTGGGTGCTGCTGCAGGCGGTGCTGGCGGTCTTCCTCTCCCGGTGGCTGGCGCTCCCCCCCCGTTGGATCCTCATGCAGGCCATCCTGCCCTTCCTCGTCCGGGCGCTGTGGGGAGTGGCCATCCCGGCCTGGATCTACTTGGCGCTCTTCCTCGTCCTGGCCCTGGTCTTCGGGGGGGGATTGCTCAGCCGCGTGCCCCTCTACCACGCCAGCCAGGATGCCTGGGAGAAGCTGGAAAGCCTGGTGCCGGATCGGCCGGGCCTGTGCTTCGCGGACCTGGGCTGTGGCTTCGGCGGCCCGGTCGCGCACCTCGCCCGGCTGCGACCCGAGGCGACCTTCCTCGGCGTGGAGGCGTCGCCCTTCACCTGGCTCGTGGCCTGGCTGCGCTGCCTGCCCCGCCGGAATGCCCGCATCCGCCTGGGCAGCCTCTGGCGCACGGACCTCGCCACCATCGATGTGGCCTACGCCTTCCTCTCCCCGGTCCCCATGCCCGCCCTCTGGGCCAAGGTACGCCGCGAGATGCGGCCCGGTGGCCGCTTCATCAGCCACAGCTTCGAGGTGCCCGGCGAAACGCCCCATCGCGTGGTCCCCGTGAAGGGGCGCGATGGGGCGCGTTTATTGGTTTGGGATCTCTGA
- the gluQRS gene encoding tRNA glutamyl-Q(34) synthetase GluQRS, producing MLLGRFAPSPTGVLHLGNLRTALASWLSARATGGRWLLRMEDVDGPRCRRDLGEAQLRDLAALGLTSDEPVAWQSDRSAVYREALERLHGAGSLYPCACTRKDLQLLASAPHSEDGLRPYPGRCRGRSWEGFDRALRVRLPEGPVAWEDRLTGPQVDDPAALTGDPLLFRRDGCFAYHLAVVVDDGAQGVTEVVRGADLRSVTATQIRLQEALGLPRPAYAHLGLVMAPDGSRLGKRAGALGVGALGARGISPEEMLGWLGWSLGCLDQPEACRAEDLVQGFDWARVPAGEIRVPGAWT from the coding sequence ATGCTCCTTGGCCGCTTCGCCCCCTCGCCCACCGGCGTCCTCCACCTGGGGAACCTGCGCACGGCGCTGGCCTCCTGGCTCTCGGCGCGTGCGACGGGGGGGCGGTGGCTCCTCCGCATGGAGGATGTGGACGGTCCCCGCTGCCGCCGCGATCTGGGCGAGGCGCAGCTGAGGGACCTGGCGGCCCTGGGCCTGACTTCCGATGAACCCGTGGCCTGGCAATCGGATCGCAGCGCCGTTTACCGCGAGGCCCTGGAGAGGCTGCACGGGGCCGGGAGCCTGTATCCCTGCGCCTGCACGCGGAAGGACCTGCAGTTGCTGGCCTCGGCGCCGCACTCGGAGGATGGCCTGCGCCCCTATCCGGGCCGCTGCCGGGGCCGGAGCTGGGAGGGGTTCGACCGCGCCCTGAGGGTGCGGCTGCCCGAAGGGCCCGTGGCCTGGGAGGATCGGCTGACCGGGCCCCAGGTGGACGACCCCGCGGCCCTCACGGGCGACCCACTGCTGTTCCGGAGGGACGGCTGCTTCGCCTACCACCTGGCGGTGGTGGTGGATGATGGTGCCCAGGGGGTGACCGAGGTCGTGCGAGGGGCCGACCTGAGATCGGTGACGGCCACCCAGATCCGGCTGCAGGAGGCCCTGGGCCTTCCTCGTCCGGCCTACGCCCACCTCGGCTTGGTGATGGCCCCGGACGGGAGCCGTCTGGGCAAGCGGGCCGGAGCGCTGGGCGTCGGGGCGCTTGGGGCGCGGGGGATCTCCCCCGAGGAGATGCTGGGCTGGCTCGGCTGGAGCCTGGGCTGCCTGGACCAGCCCGAGGCCTGTCGCGCCGAGGATCTCGTCCAGGGCTTCGACTGGGCCCGCGTGCCGGCGGGCGAGATCCGGGTGCCCGGAGCCTGGACCTGA
- the rpsT gene encoding 30S ribosomal protein S20 gives MANHKSAAKKARRDAEARLRNRSNRSTLKTAVKKFLAVVAEGNKTEAAKQLPLTQGLVDKACRKGVMHKNAADRTKSRLAAKVNNLA, from the coding sequence ATGGCCAATCACAAGTCCGCCGCCAAGAAGGCCCGCCGCGATGCCGAGGCCCGCCTCCGCAACCGCAGCAACCGTTCCACGCTGAAGACCGCCGTCAAGAAGTTCCTGGCCGTCGTGGCCGAGGGCAACAAGACCGAAGCGGCCAAGCAGCTGCCCCTGACCCAGGGTCTGGTGGACAAGGCCTGCCGCAAGGGCGTCATGCACAAGAACGCCGCCGACCGGACCAAGTCCCGCCTGGCCGCCAAGGTGAACAACCTGGCTTAA
- a CDS encoding transketolase has protein sequence MESVVDLAAKAKALRRDVLLQVYRAQSGHPGGSLSWIDIGVALYYHEMTVFPGDPANPARDRFVLSKGHACPAQYAILADQGFFPKAWLETFRQYPTKLQGHAENHYTPGVEVTTGSLGQGLPQAVGIAIGLKVQKSDRRVYCVVGDGESQEGVIWEAAMSAPHHKLDNLCVFHDLNGLQIDGDVKKVMNINPVPDKWRAFGWAVKEIDGHDFTQILEALAWARTVKGQPAMICARTVKGKGVSFMENQAGWHGVAPKQDDYEKALAELAD, from the coding sequence CTGGAGTCCGTCGTGGATCTGGCGGCGAAGGCGAAAGCCTTGCGGCGGGATGTGCTGCTGCAGGTCTACCGGGCCCAGAGCGGCCATCCGGGCGGGAGCCTGAGCTGGATCGACATCGGCGTCGCGCTTTACTACCACGAGATGACCGTGTTTCCAGGGGATCCGGCCAACCCGGCCCGGGACCGCTTCGTGCTCTCCAAGGGCCACGCCTGCCCCGCCCAGTACGCCATCCTCGCCGACCAGGGCTTCTTCCCCAAGGCCTGGCTGGAGACCTTCCGGCAGTACCCCACGAAGCTCCAGGGCCACGCCGAGAACCACTACACCCCGGGTGTGGAGGTCACCACCGGCAGCCTGGGCCAGGGCCTCCCCCAGGCCGTGGGCATCGCCATCGGCCTGAAGGTCCAGAAGTCCGACCGGCGCGTCTACTGCGTGGTGGGGGATGGCGAGAGCCAGGAGGGCGTGATCTGGGAGGCGGCCATGTCGGCGCCCCACCACAAGCTGGACAACCTGTGCGTCTTCCACGACCTCAACGGCCTGCAGATCGACGGTGATGTGAAGAAGGTCATGAACATCAACCCGGTGCCCGACAAGTGGCGCGCGTTCGGGTGGGCCGTGAAGGAGATCGACGGGCACGATTTCACGCAGATCCTGGAGGCTCTGGCCTGGGCGCGCACGGTGAAGGGTCAGCCAGCGATGATCTGCGCCCGCACCGTGAAGGGTAAGGGCGTGAGCTTCATGGAGAACCAGGCCGGCTGGCACGGCGTGGCCCCCAAGCAGGACGACTACGAGAAGGCCCTGGCCGAACTCGCCGACTGA